A genomic segment from Glycine soja cultivar W05 chromosome 20, ASM419377v2, whole genome shotgun sequence encodes:
- the LOC114402026 gene encoding uncharacterized protein LOC114402026 has protein sequence MHIFYKFYNLLLSLTCKMHPNFDFDRLWKQIVDEILEDNIEEEIMRYLREMLLQAENNNQPKRRRIINRNREDRHSRLLNDSFYAISNHDSYFRMRFDVVGRMGLSPLHIRILAYGSPVDSVNENVRITECTTIQCLEAFVKGVNEIFGDKYLRRPNNNDINCLLQIGEAQGFPGLLGSIDCMHWEWKNCPVA, from the exons ATGCACATTTTCTACAAATTCTACAATCTTCTTCTTTCACTCACCTGCAAAATGCATCCAAACTTTGACTTTGATAGACTTTGGAAACAAATTGTTGATGAAATACTTGAAGATAACATTGAAGAAGAAATCATGAGGTACTTACGTGAAATGCTACTACAAGCAGAGAACAACAATCAACCTAAACGAAGAAGAATCATAAATCGCAATCGTGAAGACAGACATAGTCGCTTGTTGAATGATTCCTTCt ATGCTATCAGTAATCATGATTCATATTTTCGAATGAGATTTGATGTAGTTGGTAGAATGGGTCTTTCACCATTGCATATTCGTATATTGGCATATGGATCACCTGTTGATAGTGTGAATGAGAACGTTAGAATTACCGAATGCACTACAATTCAATGCTTAGAAGCTTTTGTAAAGGGTGTTAACGAGATATTTGGGGATAAGTACTTGAGAAGGCCTAACAACAATGACATCAATTGCCTGCTACAAATTGGAGAGGCACAGGGGTTTCCAGGTTTGTTGGGTTCTATTGATTGCATGCATTGGGAATGGAAAAATTGTCCAGTTGCATGA
- the LOC114402401 gene encoding plasmodesmata-located protein 2-like isoform X2 — protein sequence MGFTRKPMFPVLLVLFITSLLEPPHVAESTSSDYSTLVYKGCSKEPFTDPNGVYSQALSALFGSLVSQSTKAKFYKTTSGSGQNTITGLFQCRGDLTNSDCYNCVSRLPVLCDKLCGKTTAARVQLLGCYILYEVAGFSQISGMQMLYKTCGATNAAGRGFEERRDTAFSVMENGVVSGHGFYTTSYQSLYVMGQCEGDVGDSDCGECVKNAVQRAQVECGSSISGQVFLHKCFISYSYYPNGVPSRSSSSSSASYSSSSSGQNPGKTAAIILGGAVAVAFLVILLLFARSLKKKHDDY from the exons ATGGGTTTTACTAGGAAACCCATGTTTCCTGTGTTGCTGGTTTTGTTCATCACAAGTCTTCTTGAGCCGCCCCATGTTGCAGAATCTACTTCTTCTGATTACTCCACTTTGGTCTACAAGGGCTGCTCAAAGGAGCCTTTCACAGATCCCAATGGGGTGTACTCTCAGGCACTTTCAGCACTCTTTGGCTCATTGGTTTCACAATCCACCAAAgccaagttctacaaaaccACTTCTGGCTCTGGCCAGAACACCATAACTGGCCTCTTCCAATGCAGAGGGGATCTCACCAATTCTGATTGCTACAACTGTGTCAGCAGGCTCCCAGTTCTGTGTGACAAACTTTGTGGCAAAACCACTGCTGCCAGAGTCCAACTTCTAGGATGTTATATTCTCTATGAGGTTGCAGGGTTCTCCCAAATCTCAG GTATGCAGATGTTGTACAAGACCTGTGGGGCAACAAATGCTGCTGGGAGGGGGTTTGAAGAGAGGAGGGACACTGCTTTCTCAGTGATGGAAAATGGGGTGGTTAGTGGCCATGGCTTCTACACTACCAGCTACCAGTCCTTGTATGTCATGGGGCAGTGTGAGGGAGATGTTGGTGACTCAGATTGTGGGGAGTGTGTGAAGAATGCTGTGCAGAGAGCTCAGGTTGAATGCGGTAGCTCTATTTCAGGACAAGTGTTTTTGCACAAGTGCTTCATTAGTTATAGCTATTACCCAAATGGGGTTCCTTCTAgatcatcttcttcatcatcagcTTCATactcttcatcttcttcag GGCAAAATCCAGGGAAAACAGCTGCTATAATATTAGGAGGTGCAGTTGCGGTGGCTTTTCTGGTTATATTGTTGCTATTTGCAAGGAGTTTGAAGAAGAAACATGATG ATTATTGA
- the LOC114402401 gene encoding plasmodesmata-located protein 2-like isoform X1 produces MGFTRKPMFPVLLVLFITSLLEPPHVAESTSSDYSTLVYKGCSKEPFTDPNGVYSQALSALFGSLVSQSTKAKFYKTTSGSGQNTITGLFQCRGDLTNSDCYNCVSRLPVLCDKLCGKTTAARVQLLGCYILYEVAGFSQISGMQMLYKTCGATNAAGRGFEERRDTAFSVMENGVVSGHGFYTTSYQSLYVMGQCEGDVGDSDCGECVKNAVQRAQVECGSSISGQVFLHKCFISYSYYPNGVPSRSSSSSSASYSSSSSGQNPGKTAAIILGGAVAVAFLVILLLFARSLKKKHDGMSYVRQ; encoded by the exons ATGGGTTTTACTAGGAAACCCATGTTTCCTGTGTTGCTGGTTTTGTTCATCACAAGTCTTCTTGAGCCGCCCCATGTTGCAGAATCTACTTCTTCTGATTACTCCACTTTGGTCTACAAGGGCTGCTCAAAGGAGCCTTTCACAGATCCCAATGGGGTGTACTCTCAGGCACTTTCAGCACTCTTTGGCTCATTGGTTTCACAATCCACCAAAgccaagttctacaaaaccACTTCTGGCTCTGGCCAGAACACCATAACTGGCCTCTTCCAATGCAGAGGGGATCTCACCAATTCTGATTGCTACAACTGTGTCAGCAGGCTCCCAGTTCTGTGTGACAAACTTTGTGGCAAAACCACTGCTGCCAGAGTCCAACTTCTAGGATGTTATATTCTCTATGAGGTTGCAGGGTTCTCCCAAATCTCAG GTATGCAGATGTTGTACAAGACCTGTGGGGCAACAAATGCTGCTGGGAGGGGGTTTGAAGAGAGGAGGGACACTGCTTTCTCAGTGATGGAAAATGGGGTGGTTAGTGGCCATGGCTTCTACACTACCAGCTACCAGTCCTTGTATGTCATGGGGCAGTGTGAGGGAGATGTTGGTGACTCAGATTGTGGGGAGTGTGTGAAGAATGCTGTGCAGAGAGCTCAGGTTGAATGCGGTAGCTCTATTTCAGGACAAGTGTTTTTGCACAAGTGCTTCATTAGTTATAGCTATTACCCAAATGGGGTTCCTTCTAgatcatcttcttcatcatcagcTTCATactcttcatcttcttcag GGCAAAATCCAGGGAAAACAGCTGCTATAATATTAGGAGGTGCAGTTGCGGTGGCTTTTCTGGTTATATTGTTGCTATTTGCAAGGAGTTTGAAGAAGAAACATGATGGTATGAGTTATGTGCGGCAATAA